Proteins from one Phocoena phocoena chromosome 7, mPhoPho1.1, whole genome shotgun sequence genomic window:
- the CFLAR gene encoding CASP8 and FADD-like apoptosis regulator isoform X4, whose product MQSVASWPSVDWTRLFLLLFLGMTLYRMSAEVIHQVEEALDEDEKELLLFLCRDVAADVVPLNVRDLLDVLRERGKLSSVSLAELLYRVRRFDLLKRVLKMDRPTAEALLHRHPHLISDYRVLLMEIGEGLDKSDVSSLIFLMRDYMGRGKIAKDKSFLDLVIELEKLNLVAPDHLDLLEKCLRNIHRIDLKTKIQKYKQSAQGVETNYVNALQASLPNLSVKDPSYNLRVSLEQVCGIPA is encoded by the exons ATGCAATCGGTAGCTTCATGGCCTTCTGTTGACTGGACTAGACTTTTCTTACTGCTGTTCCTTGGAATGACACTGTACAGGATGTCTGCTGAGGTCATCCATCAGGTGGAAGAAGCACTTGATGAAGATGAGAAGGAGCTGCTGCTTTTTCTGTGCCGAGACGTTGCTGCAGATGTGGTTCCACTTAATGTCAGGGACCTTCTGGATGTtttaagagagagaggaaagctgTCTTCTGTGAGCTTGGCTGAGCTGCTCTACAGAGTAAGGCGGTTTGACTTGCTCAAGAGGGTCTTGAAGATGGACAGACCGACAGCGGAGGCCCTCCTGCACAGGCACCCACATCTTATTTCGGACTATAG GGTGCTGTTGATGGAAATTGGTGAGGGTTTGGATAAATCTGATGTGTCCTCATTAATATTCCTCATGAGAGATTATATGGGCCGAGGCAAGATAGCCAAGGATAag AGTTTCTTAGATCTTGTGATTGAATTGGAGAAGCTAAACCTGGTTGCTCCAGATCACTTggatttattagaaaaatgccTAAGGAACATCCACAGAATAGACCTGAAGACAAAAATCCAGAAATACAAGCAGTCTG CTCAAGGAGTGGAAACAAATTATGTAAATGCTCTCCAGGCATCTCTGCCAAACTTGAGTGTTAAGGATCCTTCATATAACCTAAGGGTGAGTCTGGAGCAAGTGTGTGGAATCCCAGCATGA
- the CFLAR gene encoding CASP8 and FADD-like apoptosis regulator isoform X3, which yields MSAEVIHQVEEALDEDEKELLLFLCRDVAADVVPLNVRDLLDVLRERGKLSSVSLAELLYRVRRFDLLKRVLKMDRPTAEALLHRHPHLISDYRVLLMEIGEGLDKSDVSSLIFLMRDYMGRGKIAKDKSFLDLVIELEKLNLVAPDHLDLLEKCLRNIHRIDLKTKIQKYKQSAQGVETNYVNALQASLPNLSVKDPSYNLRHILEERYKMQSEPLGICLIIDCIGNDTELCDVRGPARGQQLPGGG from the exons ATGTCTGCTGAGGTCATCCATCAGGTGGAAGAAGCACTTGATGAAGATGAGAAGGAGCTGCTGCTTTTTCTGTGCCGAGACGTTGCTGCAGATGTGGTTCCACTTAATGTCAGGGACCTTCTGGATGTtttaagagagagaggaaagctgTCTTCTGTGAGCTTGGCTGAGCTGCTCTACAGAGTAAGGCGGTTTGACTTGCTCAAGAGGGTCTTGAAGATGGACAGACCGACAGCGGAGGCCCTCCTGCACAGGCACCCACATCTTATTTCGGACTATAG GGTGCTGTTGATGGAAATTGGTGAGGGTTTGGATAAATCTGATGTGTCCTCATTAATATTCCTCATGAGAGATTATATGGGCCGAGGCAAGATAGCCAAGGATAag AGTTTCTTAGATCTTGTGATTGAATTGGAGAAGCTAAACCTGGTTGCTCCAGATCACTTggatttattagaaaaatgccTAAGGAACATCCACAGAATAGACCTGAAGACAAAAATCCAGAAATACAAGCAGTCTG CTCAAGGAGTGGAAACAAATTATGTAAATGCTCTCCAGGCATCTCTGCCAAACTTGAGTGTTAAGGATCCTTCATATAACCTAAGG CACATACTGGAAGAGAGATACAAGATGCAGAGCGAGCCCCTGGGAATCTGCCTGATAATTGATTGCATTGGCAATGACACAG